In Lentimicrobium sp. L6, the following proteins share a genomic window:
- a CDS encoding Omp28-related outer membrane protein produces MKKIFTLSLLFIVMGLWTVQAQRAPLNEITRNLVVVEIGTGTWCQYCPGAANGADDLVHFDHPVAIIENHNGDSYTNDYSNARNNLYAITGYPTANFDGGSPVVGGGAAGSNMYNSYVPKVDQSMGTPTSFSLDFSYTDNGDNNFTATINISKVADYNNDVVLHLFLTESNIQQNWQGMTELHFVNRLMVPDQNGTALDFSAGNEVVKELNFDLDASWVRDECEIVVAVQDMGTKEILNGAKAPLVQAEFDYDVSVPSVAFPVGNVCGNQITPTVMIKNYGGQILTSLDIEYFVNDGEASIYEWIGNLGYYQSKSIVLPEYIFEPQDNNTFAVELLNPNGEADQNPDNNSNETEFGKADEVSKTIEMELFVGSSFGSQISWAFKDEMGATLAEGSGYSNNELITMELPIESSGCYTYYLYDTQGNGFAGNGYLKLKDNGTVFAFITDELEAMYDIPFMAGDITGIESSNEFVSEFKVFPNPSSNATQLSFYMEQDANISVEIYNSTGVESLLIPVQKYAAGMQNLSINTSSLENGIYFIQLNIDGKIHIEKLSILK; encoded by the coding sequence ATGAAAAAAATCTTTACACTCTCACTATTATTCATTGTAATGGGCCTTTGGACTGTTCAAGCACAAAGAGCTCCACTCAATGAAATTACAAGAAACCTTGTAGTAGTAGAAATAGGAACAGGAACCTGGTGCCAATATTGTCCTGGAGCAGCAAATGGAGCTGATGATCTGGTTCATTTCGACCATCCAGTAGCTATTATTGAAAATCATAATGGAGATTCGTATACCAACGATTATTCCAATGCAAGAAACAACTTATATGCAATCACAGGATATCCAACTGCCAATTTTGATGGTGGTTCACCTGTAGTAGGAGGAGGTGCTGCTGGCTCTAATATGTACAATTCTTATGTACCAAAAGTAGATCAAAGCATGGGCACTCCCACTTCTTTTAGTTTAGATTTCTCCTATACTGACAATGGGGACAACAACTTTACGGCTACAATCAATATTTCTAAAGTAGCAGATTATAATAATGATGTTGTACTTCATCTTTTCCTTACAGAGTCGAATATTCAACAAAATTGGCAAGGAATGACTGAGCTACATTTTGTAAACCGGTTAATGGTCCCTGATCAAAACGGAACAGCTTTAGATTTTTCAGCAGGAAACGAAGTGGTAAAAGAACTTAACTTTGATTTAGATGCCTCATGGGTAAGAGACGAATGTGAAATAGTAGTTGCTGTTCAAGATATGGGTACAAAGGAAATATTAAATGGAGCCAAAGCACCATTAGTTCAAGCCGAATTTGATTATGATGTTTCAGTACCTAGCGTTGCTTTTCCAGTTGGAAATGTATGCGGCAATCAGATTACCCCCACTGTGATGATTAAGAATTATGGCGGACAAATTCTTACTAGCTTGGATATTGAATATTTCGTTAATGATGGTGAAGCTTCAATTTATGAATGGATTGGTAATTTGGGTTACTATCAATCAAAGTCGATTGTCCTTCCTGAATATATTTTCGAACCTCAAGACAATAACACATTTGCAGTTGAATTACTCAACCCAAATGGCGAAGCTGACCAAAACCCAGATAATAATAGCAATGAAACTGAATTTGGCAAAGCAGATGAAGTATCTAAGACCATTGAAATGGAGTTATTCGTAGGCTCTTCATTTGGTTCTCAAATTTCATGGGCTTTTAAAGATGAAATGGGAGCAACTCTAGCTGAAGGTAGCGGTTATTCAAATAATGAATTGATTACCATGGAACTACCTATCGAAAGCTCTGGTTGCTATACTTATTACCTATATGATACCCAAGGAAATGGTTTTGCAGGAAACGGCTATTTAAAACTTAAAGATAATGGAACAGTATTTGCTTTTATCACTGATGAATTAGAAGCCATGTACGACATCCCATTTATGGCTGGTGACATCACTGGTATCGAATCTTCTAATGAATTTGTATCAGAATTTAAAGTCTTCCCAAATCCTTCTTCTAACGCTACTCAATTATCTTTTTACATGGAACAAGATGCAAACATATCAGTAGAAATTTATAATAGTACTGGTGTCGAATCACTATTAATCCCTGTTCAAAAATATGCAGCTGGAATGCAAAATCTTAGTATCAATACTTCTTCTCTTGAAAATGGAATCTATTTTATCCAATTAAATATTGATGGAAAAATACATATTGAGAAATTAAGTATCCTAAAATAA
- a CDS encoding T9SS type A sorting domain-containing protein, with amino-acid sequence MKKTLLFYALFLQATFLLGQGSLQLFSDEGVEFANGQQHHVFVDFAEWETVSPELFVKNISANDISVKIRVEQISLPENTSTYFCGLGSCFAPGTMETPEPFLIPAGEQIGNAGVFTSHYQPGEVLGNAIMRYTYFDVDNLNDTISVTYTFVGSPSSAPIQLFDHHNIEVVNGDFIELPVTDLSAFEIVSPELFVKNNTDQVMSLRCRKEVIEEVSGSVNYFCALGVCLPPTGDETTKEYVLGAGEMAIPGEPFTSHYTPNEQNGNTIIRYKYFNIANENDSLSFTVAFSDITGIDDDLNSSVLMVYPNPANDFIKVNLQELNLNDGRIEIYNALGTLSFEQNFRGESEVTLDLSQLPRGVYLYRVESQGGYTATSKLILK; translated from the coding sequence ATGAAAAAAACACTACTCTTTTACGCCTTATTTCTTCAGGCCACCTTTTTATTAGGACAAGGAAGTTTACAATTATTTAGTGATGAAGGTGTCGAATTTGCTAATGGTCAGCAGCATCATGTGTTCGTTGATTTTGCAGAATGGGAAACTGTATCACCAGAGTTGTTTGTGAAAAACATCTCTGCAAATGATATCTCTGTAAAAATTCGAGTGGAGCAAATAAGTCTTCCTGAAAATACTTCGACCTACTTTTGCGGACTTGGTAGCTGTTTTGCTCCAGGAACAATGGAGACTCCTGAGCCTTTTTTAATTCCTGCTGGCGAGCAAATTGGCAATGCAGGGGTATTTACTTCTCATTATCAACCAGGTGAGGTTTTAGGAAATGCTATTATGCGCTATACTTACTTTGATGTAGATAATTTGAATGATACCATTTCTGTAACTTATACTTTTGTGGGCTCTCCATCTTCTGCGCCAATACAGCTGTTTGATCATCACAATATTGAAGTAGTAAATGGTGATTTTATTGAGCTGCCTGTGACTGACCTATCCGCTTTTGAGATTGTATCACCAGAACTGTTTGTTAAGAATAATACAGATCAAGTGATGTCACTTCGTTGTAGAAAGGAAGTAATTGAAGAGGTAAGTGGTTCGGTAAATTATTTTTGTGCTTTAGGTGTTTGTTTGCCTCCAACTGGTGACGAAACCACTAAGGAATATGTGCTGGGAGCAGGTGAAATGGCCATTCCAGGAGAACCTTTTACGTCTCATTATACTCCTAATGAGCAGAATGGAAATACTATTATAAGATATAAATATTTCAATATAGCTAATGAAAACGATAGTCTTTCATTTACTGTTGCTTTTAGTGATATTACTGGGATTGATGATGATTTAAATAGCAGTGTACTTATGGTATATCCGAATCCTGCCAATGATTTTATTAAGGTAAATCTTCAAGAATTAAATCTTAATGATGGTCGTATAGAGATTTATAATGCGTTAGGAACCTTGAGTTTTGAACAAAATTTTAGAGGTGAAAGTGAAGTTACTCTAGATTTAAGTCAATTACCCAGAGGTGTTTATTTATATCGTGTAGAATCCCAAGGAGGTTACACAGCTACTTCCAAGTTAATCCTAAAATAA